The Tenrec ecaudatus isolate mTenEca1 chromosome 14, mTenEca1.hap1, whole genome shotgun sequence genome contains a region encoding:
- the DHRS7 gene encoding dehydrogenase/reductase SDR family member 7 isoform X2 encodes MVVWVTGASSGIGEELAYQLSKLGVSLVLSARRVDELERVKQKCLENGNLKGKDVLVLPLDLTDINSHEAATKAVLQEFGKIDILVNNGGRSQRSLFMDTSLDVYRELMVLNYLGTVSLTKCVLSHMIERKQGKIFTINSIAGLIAAPLASGYCGSKHALRGFFNSLRIELAAYPGIIISSIYPGPVQSNIVKNALTEDLKPLGNAGDQSFKMATSRCAQLILISMANDLKEVWISDHPFLFLAYLGQYMPTFTGWLSCKLGKRRIENFKSGVDADSSYFTSLKKKHN; translated from the exons ATGGTGGTGTGGGTGACTGGGGCATCCAGTGGAATTGGCGAGGAGCTGGCGTACCAGCTGTCTAAACTAGGAGTTTCTCTTGTACTGTCAGCCAGAAGAGTGGACGAACTGGAAAGGGTCAAACAAAAATGCCTCG aaaatggcaatttaaaaggaaaagatgTACTCGTTTTGCCCCTTGACCTGACCGACATAAATTCCCATGAAGCGGCTACCAAGGCTGTTCTCCAGGAGTTTGGTAAA ATTGACATTCTGGTCAACAATGGTGGACGATCCCAACGTTCATTGTTCATGGACACCAGCCTGGATGTCTACAGAGAGCTCATGGTGCTTAACTATCTAGGGACGGTGTCCTTGACAAAATGTGTTCTGTCTCACATGATCGAGAGGAAGCAAGGCAAGATTTTCACTATCAACAGCATCGCAGGTTTGATAGCTGCACCCCTTGCCAGTGGGTATTGTGGTAGCAAGCATGCTCTTCGG GGTTTTTTCAATAGCCTCCGCATTGAACTTGCTGCATACCCTGGTATAATAATTTCTAGCATTTACCCAGGACCTGTGCAGTCAAATATTGTGAAGAATGCCTTAACTGAAGACCTGAAG CCTTTAGGTAATGCTGGAGACCAGTCCTTCAAGATGGCAACCAGTCGTTGTGCCCAGTTGATTTTAATCTCTATGGCTAATGATTTGAAAGAAGTCTGGATCTCCGATCACCCCTTTTTGTTCCTGGCATACTTGGGCCAGTATATGCCAACCTTTACTGGGTGGCTAAGCTGCAAATTAGGAAAAAGAAGAATAGAGAATTTTAAGAGTGGCGTG GATGCAGACTCCTCATATTTTACATCCTTGAAGAAAAAGCACAATTGA